In Cyclobacteriaceae bacterium, the DNA window CTGACTGAAATTCAGGATCTTGTTGACAATGGACGAAAGCCTGTGCGTTTCCTTGCTGATGATGCCGTAATACTCTTTCTTTTTTTCTTCTGTGGGGACCCGGCCCATCTCAAGTGTTTCTGCAAACATGCTGATCAGCGCAAGCGGAGTGCGTATCTCGTGTGAAACGTTTGAAACAAAATCTGCCTTGTTCTGGGCAAGCTGCACTTCCTTCTTTACGTTTCTGAAAACGAGGAAGACGGCAATGATCAGGATCACATCCAATGACAGGAGCATGATAATGTTGTTGCTGGTTCTTTCATTGATCAGCACCTGTAATGAGGATCCTTTCGTGCGGATGCCAATAGCATAGTCGGGAAAGAGCCAGAAATTCTTGGTGAGTCCTTCCATTTTTGCCGAGACACTGTCGGCTGAAAGTGTTGAATAGATGGGTGGTTTATGCCTGCTGTCAAATACCGAAAGGATAAACTGATCTTTGGCAATCTTCTGAAGGCGTGGCCCGACGAGGTCCTGAATGAACACTCCCGGATTAAGGAGTAGTCCCACAACACGGAACCCGTTCTTATTCTCAATAACAAAGATCATGCATTGCAGATCCTCCGTATCGCTCCAGGAATGCGGAAGTGCTACAATTTTTTGAAACCCACTCATCTTGTACTGCTTCAGCTCCTGGATAAGTTTGGTCCCGCCGGCAAGTGCTGACCTGATTTTGTCTTTATAGAGATCCTCAATAGAATCTGAGGAGGAGTATATTTTTTGCACCGGCAGATGATCTAATGTATCGCTTATGAATGCGCAAACAAGAGATGGATTGAGGGAAAGAAGCGCGTTGATCTTGGGGGGAATGGAATCGGAGCTCACCACGTCTTCCATAGTCGTTTCGATCCGGGTGCTCCAGCTGTTTAATATGTCGTCTGAGTATTGATTGACAGAGAAAAGGATTGCTTCCAGTTGCTTGTTGTAAATCTCCTCGATCATCTTCTCGTCCTTACTGAGCGAAGAGATCTCGTAAACTGAGAAGAACAATGCCGGCAGAAGAAATACCAGGGCAAGTATAAGGCCGATCTTACGGGTTGATTGCATCCTGATGGAAATTTAAGCTATTGAGTCCGTAATGATCTAAGTCTGGTGTGGTCTTACGATTATTCCACACAGTTGTTCCGGATAGGAGTCAAAATTAGCTTAATAAGTCCAAAGGGAATTGTAAAATATTGTCACAAAAAAACCCTGCTACTGTAAAGCGGCAGGGTTTAATGAGAGTTTAAATATCTTAATTAGAATCCGAAGGAAATTCCTGCGGTGATAGCAATGGAATTGTTATTGATTACGCCCGCTGGCTTTGTAAGATCTGAGAAGCCATGAGTATAGCGTGCATCAATGATGAAATAAGTTTCTGAAGCAATCAGGAAATTGAGTCCAGCACCACCGGTAATTCCAAGGTCAAAGCTGTTGTAAACAGAATCCCAGTTCTCCTGACTTACACGATCACCTGTTCCAACCTTATTGGTAACGCCAGTCAGGAAATTGAATGATGGTCCAAGAAAAATGTTAGGACGGAAGTTTCCTTCTTTGATCAGGAAATAACGACCAATGATCGGCACTTCAATATAATTTAAAGTTTGCTTGAGATCCAGATCAGGAACATAAGCACCTTTCTGATAGTAGAGAACTTTACCTGTTATACCGAACGTATTTTTAATACTATAGGTAAGGAATAGTCCACCCACTGCTCCTGATTTTAGATCATTGCTGCCTGCGTCACCACCATATTTGGAAAGGCTTAGCCCTACTTCAGGACCGACACTCCAGGTCTTCTCCTGAGCCTTAGCTGAAATACCTGCCAATAAAATACAGGAGAGTATGAGTGTTTTTAGAATTGAATTTTTCATGTCTGTGTGTGTTTTTTTCAGGTTGACATAAAAAATTACGCCCTTCCCGGAAGGCATTTGTAATGGTTTTCAATGATAGAGAAAGCGTGGATTGGGTAGTAAAATCCACGTCCTGAAGCATACGGTTTACCTGACATTACTTATTCTGGCATTGCACACTCCCATCAAAAAATGCTACTTGCGTCCCTTATCTATGGAAGATCTCTTATCCGCCGCTGCCAGGTTTGTCAACACTACCTCAGGACATATTTTCCTTACAGGAAAAGCCGGCACCGGAAAAACCACTTTCCTGAAGAATCTTAGTAAGCTTACTCATAAGTCACTTATTATAGTAGCACCTACCGGTATTGCTGCATTGAATGCAGGGGGTGTTACGATTCATTCACAGTTCTTATTGCCACCCATGACCTTTCTGCCTGATCGTTCTTTGGCGGAGAGCATTACAGAAGATGGAAGATTCATGAATCAGAATACGCTGGCAAGAAAACATCCCTTGAACAGTGCGCGACGACAAGTGCTTCGCTCCATTGATCTGCTGGTGATCGATGAGGTAAGTATGCTTCGTGCCGACCTGTTGGACGCGATCGATTACCGTATGCGTGCAGCGCGTGGGAACTTTAAGCAAAGCTTTGGTGGCATTCAGGTATTGTTCATTGGTGATCTGTATCAGCTTCCTCCGGTTGTGAAGAATGATCAATGGGAAACATTGAGTCGTTATTACAGAAGTCCGTGGTTCTATGAAGCGAAAGCGCTTGAAGAAGATACACCTGTTTATATTGAACTGGATAAGATTTTCCGTCAGAGCGACCCGACCTTCATCACTATATTGAATAATCTCCGTAACAACATTACCACTCCGGAAGATATTGCGGTGCTCAATCAGCATTACAAGACGCCTGAAGAGATCAGTAAGCTCAGAGAGATCATCACGTTGACGACTCATAATTATAAAGCGGACGAGTTAAATCAGAAAGAGTTAAGGGCATTGGATAGTGCCTCACATTTTTTTGGGGCAAGCATAGAGGATGAATTCCCTGAAAGCATGTACCCGGTGCCTTTAAGCATTGAACTGAAAATTGGTACACAGATCATGTTCGTGCGAAACGACAATGAAAGTAAAATGTATTTCAATGGGAAGCTCGCCACGGTTATTGAAATCGATGGTGATAAGGTCTTTGTTGAAATGGCGGGGAACCATACACGGTTTCAGCTGAAGCGTGAGCGGTGGGAGAACAAGAAGTATAAAGTAAATGATGATGCCCAGGATCTTCAGGAAGATGTCATCGGCGCTTTTGAACAATACCCGGTACGGCTTGCGTGGGCGATTACGGTTCACAAAAGCCAGGGGTTGACATTTGACAAAGCGATCATCGATGTAGGCCAGGCTTTCGCAGATGGTCAGGTCTATGTAGCGTTGTCGCGGTTGCGATCACTTGAAGGCCTTGTCCTGAGAACGCGCATTCAATCTTCTGTCATCAGTACCGATAAGCAGATCGTCGCGTTTGTTCAAAGCAATCATCGCCCTCATCAATTAAGTGAGGAAATGAAAGTGAGGCAGGAACGTTTTGTGCGGCAGGTGATCTATAGAACTTTCGATTTTAGTGATCTGATCAAGGATATAAAGTATGTGCAGAAAGATCATGATGAGGCAGGATTTGAAGAGGGAACGATGAAGCCGGCGCTTTCACAGATTATTGCGGCGTTGGAAGTAGAGCAAGGCAATACAGAAAGATTCCGGAATCAACTGACAGACTTGCTCAATGCAAAGGATCTTCCTGCGTTGATAGAAAGGATTAAAAAAGGAAGCGCCTACTACAGGGCTTTGCTTTTTCAGAATATTAAAACGTTGCTTCATCATCTTGAGGTTGTGAAACTTGGGAAGCGCGTAAAAACATATACAACACAACTGACCGACCTTGACCAGGTATTGAGTAAGAAGCTGGAGGAAATAGACAAGGCGGCTTCGTTGACGGAAGCTATCTTGAACAGTCATGAGAAATTTGATTTTAATGAGCTGGCACTGAAGAGAGGGGAGGAGCGCACAATATTATTAAGTGAGATCAGGAGCCTGGCAGATGCGGAGGTTCCTGCAGGTAAGAAGAAGAAGAAAGCAAGAAAGCCAAAAGCAAAAGATGAGAAGCGCAGCACGTTTGAGATCACACTTGATCTTATGAATAGCGGCATGACAGTGGAACAGATTGCGCAGGAGCGCGGACTTGTTGTTTCCACCATTGAAACTCATCTGGCCAAAGGGGTAGCAGAAGGAACGGTAAGTATCTTCAAATTCATGACAGAAGAGACTGTGATGAAAATTGTTGCTGCCCAGCGTGAATTGCCGGAAGGTTCTACCTCAAAAGATCTTTATGAAAAGCTGAAAGGTAAATTTGGCTATGGTCAGTTGAGAGCCGTCATGGCGTACGCAAAGACGATTGAGTGATGGTGGTTTCTTAATAAATAGCTCATTTTAAATACTTCTCCGGTTAACCCAATAAAGTGTAGTCATCGAAAGTTACCGTTAAAGGAATGCTCTTTGCGGTCATAAAATCTTAAACGACTGATTTGATCATCGTTGCTACTTTTCAGCATAATTCAACATTCAGTCATGCTTGAAGATTTTGATTTCCTGATAGGTCAATGGAAGGTTGTGAACACCCGTCTTAAGAACTGGTTGTGTGATTGCAATGACTGGATAAGCTTTGAGTCGCACCACACTGAAGTAAAGAGAAATGCCGGGGTTGGAAATATTGCGATGCATCGGTATATAGAGGGAAACTCTCTGTGCGAGCGAAGCGTGGTTCGTGAGTTTGATTTCAACAATCAGTTCTGGAAGATCGATCGCATGGATTCGATGTCTGCATTAGCGATGCCTGCGTTAAAGGGCACATTCTGGAGAAACAAAGGTTCCTTTTTATCTCAGGGCATCTTTGATAATAGAGAAGTGCTGGTGTGGGTTGAGTGGACAGAGATATGCAAGAACTTTGCTTACTGGGAGCAATCATTTTCAACCGACAATGGAAGAACGTGGGAGCTCAACTGGATGATGGAATTCTACAGGGTGAAGTAGAAAAGGTCTTGTAAAATAAGGTATTTTTATGACTGGACTTAAGAGAGATTCATGCTTCGCAGTTATCTGACCATCGCTTTCCGGAACCTCGTTCGAAATTCATTTTATTCTGTTATCAATATCGGTGGACTTGCGGCGGGAATCGCTTGCAGTATTCTCATCATGCTGTGGGTGTATGATGAACTTTCTTTTGACTCCTTTCACAAAAATTCAGATCGGTTATCACAGACATGGCTTCATGCGCAGTTCAGCGATAAGATTAATTCATACCGTTCCGTTCCACTTCCTGTTTATGAATATTTAAAAACTGCTGATGCGCGCATTAAGAATACGGCGGTAACCGATTGGGGAGGACCTCATCTTCTTTTATCAGGAGACACCCGTGTCAACAAGCAAGGGTTCTATGTCAGTCCGGAATTCCTGGAGATGTTTCAGTTTCCATTGAGTAAGGGAGAAGCTTCCAGTGTGCTGGATGATATTTCCTCCATTGTGATTTCTGAGTCTCTTGCCAAAGCTATGTTTGGCGACAAGGATCCTGTTAATCAACTGATCCGGGTTGATAATAAAACAGATTTTAAAGTAACGGGAGTATTAAAAGATATTCCATCCAATTCTTCTTTCAGATTTGATTTTTTATTGCCCTGGGCAGTGAATGCGCAGCAGGGATGGATCAAGAATTCCCTGACACAGTGGGACAATGAATCGTTCCAGGTGTTTGTCGAGCTTCAACCGGGAGCGGATAGAAAAGAAGTTGAAGCAGGCATTGCCAATCTGATTCATGAAAAGGTTCCTGAGAACATCAGAACACTGTTCCTTCATCCCTTAGAGGACTGGAGATTGAAATCAACTTATAAAGATGGAGTATTGATTGGCGGGATGTATGACTATGTCAAGCTGTTTTCGGCGATCGCTGTTTTCATTCTTGTCATTGCCTGCATCAATTTTATGAATCTTGCTACTGCACGCAGTGAACGACGGGCGAGAGAAGTAGGAGTTCGTAAGGCGGTAGGATCCAGGCGCTCTGAACTGATCAGTCAGTTTCTGGGTGAATCCTTTATCATCTCCGCCTTTGCGTTTTTTATTGCACTGCTGGTGGTGCAGATGATCCTTCCTTTATATAATGACCTCGTGCAAAAAGAACTTTCCATTCAATATTCTTCACCGTGGGTGTGGATGATAGCAGCAACGTTTATCATTTTCACAAGTCTTTTCGCGGGCAGCTATCCTGCATTTTATCTTTCGTCTTTTAATCCTGTCAATGTATTGAAAGGCAAGCTGCACCTGGGCACAAGAGGTGTGGCACCGAGAAAGATTCTTGTCTCTCTTCAGTTCTTCTTTTCGATCCTGCTGATTGGCGCTACGTTTGTCATCTATCAGCAGATAAATTTTGTCAAGAGCAGAGACGTAGGTTACGATAAGGAGAATCTTATCATGGTCTCTTCAAATGAGGAGCTGGCAAAGAACTATAAATCTCTGAGGCAGGAATTGCTGAGCTCCGGATTGGTAAAGTCGATGACCACATCGAGCAGTCCCATCACAGAAATTTATGGAAACAATACATTAGGATGGGCCGGTAAACCGGAGTCACAATCTGTTTTATTCAGTCGTGTCAGCACAGAGTATGATTACACAAAGACGATGGGAATCAAAGTCCTGGAAGGGCGTGACTTCTCACAGGATTTCAAGAGTGATACCAGTGCAATGATCCTGAACCAGGCGGCCCTGGATGTCATGGGAATTCAAAATCCTATTGGCGAGCAGATCGATCTTTGGGGAAAGAAGTGGCATGTAGTTGGTATCGTGGATAATCCATTGATGACCTCTCCTTTCCGGGAAGTGCAGCCTGGATTTTTCCTGCTGGATCCTGACTGGCTGGAAATTATTACGATGCGGTTGGAAGCAAGTAATGATCGTACGGCATCGATGAAACAATTAGAGAACATTTATAAAAAGTATAATCCGTCCTACCCGTTTGAGTACAAGTTTGTAGATGATGAGTACGACCGGAAATTTGCATCCATTGAGATGATCGGTACGCTCTCCAATCTTTTCGCTGTCCTGGCAATTTTTATTACCTGCCTGGGACTGTATGGTCTGGCGGCTTTTACGGCTGAGCAACGCATTAAGGAAATAGGGATCCGCAAAGTGATGGGAGCGAGCACCGGCAGCATTGTGTCATTGCTGTCGAAAGACTTTGCTTATCTCGTACTGATTGGATTTTCTTTTGCGGCACCGCTGGCATGGTGGGGATTGAATAATTTCCTGGAGCGATATGACTATCGGATCTCATTGACGTGGTGGGTGATTCCACTAGCCGGGGCTATCGCGTTAGTGCTGGTCCTTATTATTGTGAGCACTCAGGCTTTCCGTGCTTCGCAGGCAAATCCTTCTGATTCTTTGAGGAGTGAGTAGGATTTTTTAAGCCAGTCGATCTTTAGTAGTTGTAATAAAAGTGCCTCTTTTGGGCTCTGTCACTTCTTTTTCTCTGCATTAATCCTACAAAACTGAAACATATCTATTAGTTTCACGTTTGCAGAACTAATTCACATTTATGAAAGGAAATTACCTGGGCGAACTGGAAGAACTGGTGCTGTTGCATGTTGGTATTTTATACCCTGAAGCATACGGCGTAGCAGTCATGGATGAAATAGAAAAGCAAGCGGGAAGAAGTCTGAACATCAGTGCCGTTCATTCTGTGCTGACTCGTCTTGAAGAGAAGGGATTCCTGAAATCGAAGATGAGTGATCCGACAGAAGAAAGAGGAGGACGCCGTAAGCGCATCTTCTTACTAACCGCCGCCGGAAAGCGTGCGCTGGAAGAAGCAAATGAGATGCGCAACCAGCTGTTCAATCAGATTCCAAAGATGGCATTACAATTCAGCTATTTGAAATAATGAATCCTCCACGCTGGGCCGATCGTTTTTTGCAATGGTATTGTCACCCGGATCTGCTGGAACAAATCCAGGGAGACGTATATGAATTATTTTATCGCTCAGCAAAGAAGAATAAGACATGGGCAAAGATCTCTTTCATCTGGAATGTTGTCAGGTTTTTCAGACTAAAGAACATACGGCCTGTGAAGAATAATTATCAAAACAATCTATTCGGTGCCATGATCAAAAATATGCTGCTCATCTCTGTCCGCAATTTTGTGCGACAGCCAGGACACTCCTTATTAAATGTATTCGGACTTGCAACGGGTTTTACCTGCGCCTTCCTGATATTATTATGGGTTTCTCAGGAATATTCCTTTGACAGGTTTCATCCGGAAACTGAAAAGCTGTTTAAAGTCATCACACATGTTAACGGAAGCGGAACCATTCAGACATACGATGCAGCATCGGCAGGGATCAGTGTATCTACCGTTCCGGAAATAGAATCAGCGGCAATCGTTTCGAATGGTTCACGCTGGCCTCATGAGCTATGCTTCAGGGCAGAAGGTAAGGCCAACGAATGTGTTTATAAGAATGGTGTCTACGCGAATGAGTCCCTGTTTTCAATTTTCAACTTTCCAATCCTGGAGGGAGATCCTAATCCATTAAAAGGAAATACCAACATTGCCATCTCCGAAGATATGGCCATCGCTCTTTTCGGTGAAGCAAGCCCTGTGGGGAAAATGATCAAGATCGATGATTTCTGGGAAGTGACCATTGCTTCTGTTTTCAAAAACATTCCTTCCAACTCTTCTCTTCGTTTCGACTTTGCCATGCCTTTCTCCATTCTGAAAAAGCAATGGGGTGTGAATGATGATCAGCTTTCTGAAAACTTCTTTCCTGTGTATGTGAAGACGCATAAGGCGGTAAG includes these proteins:
- a CDS encoding PadR family transcriptional regulator, producing the protein MKGNYLGELEELVLLHVGILYPEAYGVAVMDEIEKQAGRSLNISAVHSVLTRLEEKGFLKSKMSDPTEERGGRRKRIFLLTAAGKRALEEANEMRNQLFNQIPKMALQFSYLK
- a CDS encoding FtsX-like permease family protein, translating into MLRSYLTIAFRNLVRNSFYSVINIGGLAAGIACSILIMLWVYDELSFDSFHKNSDRLSQTWLHAQFSDKINSYRSVPLPVYEYLKTADARIKNTAVTDWGGPHLLLSGDTRVNKQGFYVSPEFLEMFQFPLSKGEASSVLDDISSIVISESLAKAMFGDKDPVNQLIRVDNKTDFKVTGVLKDIPSNSSFRFDFLLPWAVNAQQGWIKNSLTQWDNESFQVFVELQPGADRKEVEAGIANLIHEKVPENIRTLFLHPLEDWRLKSTYKDGVLIGGMYDYVKLFSAIAVFILVIACINFMNLATARSERRAREVGVRKAVGSRRSELISQFLGESFIISAFAFFIALLVVQMILPLYNDLVQKELSIQYSSPWVWMIAATFIIFTSLFAGSYPAFYLSSFNPVNVLKGKLHLGTRGVAPRKILVSLQFFFSILLIGATFVIYQQINFVKSRDVGYDKENLIMVSSNEELAKNYKSLRQELLSSGLVKSMTTSSSPITEIYGNNTLGWAGKPESQSVLFSRVSTEYDYTKTMGIKVLEGRDFSQDFKSDTSAMILNQAALDVMGIQNPIGEQIDLWGKKWHVVGIVDNPLMTSPFREVQPGFFLLDPDWLEIITMRLEASNDRTASMKQLENIYKKYNPSYPFEYKFVDDEYDRKFASIEMIGTLSNLFAVLAIFITCLGLYGLAAFTAEQRIKEIGIRKVMGASTGSIVSLLSKDFAYLVLIGFSFAAPLAWWGLNNFLERYDYRISLTWWVIPLAGAIALVLVLIIVSTQAFRASQANPSDSLRSE
- a CDS encoding PorT family protein, encoding MKNSILKTLILSCILLAGISAKAQEKTWSVGPEVGLSLSKYGGDAGSNDLKSGAVGGLFLTYSIKNTFGITGKVLYYQKGAYVPDLDLKQTLNYIEVPIIGRYFLIKEGNFRPNIFLGPSFNFLTGVTNKVGTGDRVSQENWDSVYNSFDLGITGGAGLNFLIASETYFIIDARYTHGFSDLTKPAGVINNNSIAITAGISFGF
- a CDS encoding AAA family ATPase: MEDLLSAAARFVNTTSGHIFLTGKAGTGKTTFLKNLSKLTHKSLIIVAPTGIAALNAGGVTIHSQFLLPPMTFLPDRSLAESITEDGRFMNQNTLARKHPLNSARRQVLRSIDLLVIDEVSMLRADLLDAIDYRMRAARGNFKQSFGGIQVLFIGDLYQLPPVVKNDQWETLSRYYRSPWFYEAKALEEDTPVYIELDKIFRQSDPTFITILNNLRNNITTPEDIAVLNQHYKTPEEISKLREIITLTTHNYKADELNQKELRALDSASHFFGASIEDEFPESMYPVPLSIELKIGTQIMFVRNDNESKMYFNGKLATVIEIDGDKVFVEMAGNHTRFQLKRERWENKKYKVNDDAQDLQEDVIGAFEQYPVRLAWAITVHKSQGLTFDKAIIDVGQAFADGQVYVALSRLRSLEGLVLRTRIQSSVISTDKQIVAFVQSNHRPHQLSEEMKVRQERFVRQVIYRTFDFSDLIKDIKYVQKDHDEAGFEEGTMKPALSQIIAALEVEQGNTERFRNQLTDLLNAKDLPALIERIKKGSAYYRALLFQNIKTLLHHLEVVKLGKRVKTYTTQLTDLDQVLSKKLEEIDKAASLTEAILNSHEKFDFNELALKRGEERTILLSEIRSLADAEVPAGKKKKKARKPKAKDEKRSTFEITLDLMNSGMTVEQIAQERGLVVSTIETHLAKGVAEGTVSIFKFMTEETVMKIVAAQRELPEGSTSKDLYEKLKGKFGYGQLRAVMAYAKTIE
- a CDS encoding HAMP domain-containing histidine kinase, with protein sequence MQSTRKIGLILALVFLLPALFFSVYEISSLSKDEKMIEEIYNKQLEAILFSVNQYSDDILNSWSTRIETTMEDVVSSDSIPPKINALLSLNPSLVCAFISDTLDHLPVQKIYSSSDSIEDLYKDKIRSALAGGTKLIQELKQYKMSGFQKIVALPHSWSDTEDLQCMIFVIENKNGFRVVGLLLNPGVFIQDLVGPRLQKIAKDQFILSVFDSRHKPPIYSTLSADSVSAKMEGLTKNFWLFPDYAIGIRTKGSSLQVLINERTSNNIIMLLSLDVILIIAVFLVFRNVKKEVQLAQNKADFVSNVSHEIRTPLALISMFAETLEMGRVPTEEKKKEYYGIISKETHRLSSIVNKILNFSQTEANKKTLHPEVLVLGTEIKDVLNTYDFHLTNKGFEYTFKESGDIRVLADKEALIEVLINLLDNAIKYSSDKKRIEIETGSENNEGFVTVKDYGVGISSQDQKLIFNKFYRVSSGDLAKSKGTGLGLSLVKQLMEAQKGRITVSSKSGKGSSFTAYFPLETKS